The Erythrobacter insulae genome window below encodes:
- a CDS encoding SAM-dependent methyltransferase gives MRAQEMRGEQLLSGGERFAPRPNLFSRLFAPGFKTMLDRVDKGFERGSITATLPDGTVRVLGGRAPGFDVKVDLKDWRALLRLATSGSVGWYQAYEAGEWEADNHAHLFALMSDNARALGDTARSAGLSKWIARAAHYFNRNDRAGSVRNISAHYDLGNDFYRAWLDDTLTYSSALEYGEDGLKAAQLRKLDGIAGRLGDAGSVLEIGCGWGALAERIALSGASVTAISLSDEQLAYARQHRPAEIAFEKCDYRDVSGQFDAIASVEMVEALGREYWPTFLDCVASNLRPGGRAAIQYISMADDLFEVYANSADFIQAYVFPGGMLIKSSEFRELAAARGLEWRDQVDFGQDYAATLRKWREQFDVAATEGRLPDGFDERFVRLWRYYLSYCEGGFLAGNIDVHQVTLVKT, from the coding sequence ATGAGAGCGCAGGAGATGAGAGGCGAGCAATTGCTCAGCGGCGGCGAACGCTTTGCGCCGCGTCCCAACCTTTTCTCGCGCCTGTTCGCTCCCGGTTTCAAAACCATGCTCGACCGCGTTGACAAAGGGTTTGAACGCGGTTCGATCACCGCAACGCTTCCCGATGGCACAGTGCGGGTTCTTGGCGGACGCGCTCCGGGCTTTGACGTTAAGGTTGACCTTAAAGACTGGCGCGCGCTGCTTCGTCTGGCGACCAGCGGGTCGGTCGGTTGGTATCAGGCGTATGAAGCGGGCGAATGGGAAGCAGACAATCACGCACATCTGTTTGCGTTGATGTCTGACAATGCCCGCGCGCTGGGCGATACGGCGCGCAGTGCCGGTTTATCCAAATGGATCGCGCGCGCGGCGCATTATTTCAACCGCAATGACCGGGCCGGATCGGTGCGCAATATCTCTGCACATTACGATCTGGGCAATGATTTCTACCGTGCGTGGCTTGATGATACGTTGACCTATTCCAGCGCGCTTGAATACGGCGAGGACGGGTTGAAAGCAGCGCAGCTGCGCAAGCTGGATGGCATTGCCGGGCGTCTGGGAGATGCCGGATCCGTGCTGGAAATCGGTTGCGGATGGGGCGCACTGGCAGAGCGTATTGCACTGTCCGGCGCGAGCGTGACAGCCATCAGCCTTTCGGATGAACAACTGGCCTATGCGCGCCAACACCGTCCAGCAGAGATAGCATTCGAAAAATGCGATTACCGTGATGTATCGGGCCAGTTTGATGCCATCGCCAGCGTGGAAATGGTCGAAGCCTTGGGCCGCGAATATTGGCCGACTTTCCTTGATTGCGTCGCATCCAATCTTCGGCCCGGCGGGCGCGCGGCGATCCAGTATATCTCGATGGCTGATGACCTGTTCGAGGTTTACGCCAACAGCGCCGATTTCATTCAAGCCTATGTCTTTCCCGGCGGCATGTTGATCAAATCATCCGAATTCCGGGAGCTTGCCGCGGCAAGAGGCCTTGAGTGGCGCGATCAAGTCGATTTCGGGCAAGATTACGCCGCAACGCTGCGCAAATGGCGCGAACAATTCGATGTGGCTGCGACCGAAGGCCGTTTGCCCGATGGCTTCGATGAACGCTTTGTCCGGCTCTGGCGGTATTACCTGTCTTATTGCGAAGGCGGGTTTCTCGCCGGAAATATTGATGTGCATCAGGTGACGCTGGTTAAAACCTGA
- a CDS encoding serine hydrolase domain-containing protein: MSIRAAGLAGIIAIALAGCDAGYGTGSGLKSASASTPSAVEMVTPPARDQSELQVLFWNDEQRSARFRDMENWFAGHEVPAASTTRELPAGSPLSPEIQADIRKLMADTNASGVMVLQDGKVRFEDYGLGLGSEDRWTSFSVAKSFTSTLLGAAVKDGSIDSLDDPVTRYIPNLAGSAYDGVTVRQIATMTSGVAWNEDYTDPDSDVAAMNRYVVEFGKDAIVAQMKTLKREAPAGEKWVYKTGETNLIGLLIENAVGMPLAEYARNKIVEPAGFEGGLFWMVDPRGGNIGGCCLSIRLSDYARMGQFALEGGAGTVPDDWFSEAGDSQVDFGDTGFGYGYQWWTYPEGNYGAQGIFGQAITLVPEKQIVFAIISNWKTATSNDHRAQARAVVAKIAAAD; the protein is encoded by the coding sequence ATGTCCATTCGCGCCGCCGGCCTTGCCGGAATTATTGCCATCGCGCTCGCCGGCTGTGATGCCGGTTATGGCACCGGGTCCGGCCTGAAAAGCGCATCTGCGAGCACGCCGTCCGCAGTGGAGATGGTTACACCGCCAGCGCGCGATCAATCCGAACTTCAGGTTCTTTTCTGGAACGATGAACAAAGATCAGCGCGCTTTCGGGATATGGAAAACTGGTTTGCGGGCCATGAAGTACCCGCCGCGTCCACCACGCGCGAATTGCCGGCGGGTTCGCCGCTGAGCCCTGAAATTCAGGCCGATATCCGTAAATTGATGGCCGACACCAATGCATCGGGCGTCATGGTGTTGCAGGATGGCAAAGTCCGCTTTGAAGATTACGGGCTTGGCCTGGGTTCGGAAGATCGCTGGACCAGTTTTTCCGTCGCGAAGAGCTTTACATCGACGCTGCTGGGTGCCGCTGTAAAAGATGGTTCGATTGACAGTCTTGATGATCCTGTCACGCGGTACATCCCCAATCTGGCCGGTTCCGCCTATGACGGTGTGACAGTGCGGCAGATTGCCACGATGACCAGCGGCGTCGCATGGAACGAAGATTACACCGATCCTGACAGCGATGTGGCCGCGATGAACCGCTATGTCGTTGAATTTGGCAAGGATGCGATTGTCGCGCAGATGAAGACGCTCAAACGCGAAGCACCCGCCGGCGAAAAATGGGTCTATAAAACCGGTGAGACGAACTTGATCGGTCTGCTGATCGAAAACGCCGTGGGCATGCCGCTGGCTGAATACGCACGAAACAAGATTGTCGAACCTGCCGGATTCGAAGGCGGATTGTTCTGGATGGTTGATCCGCGCGGAGGAAATATCGGTGGGTGCTGCCTGTCCATCCGGCTTTCAGATTATGCCCGAATGGGCCAGTTTGCGCTTGAGGGCGGGGCAGGGACCGTGCCCGATGACTGGTTCAGCGAAGCGGGCGATTCTCAGGTCGATTTTGGCGATACCGGGTTTGGTTACGGCTATCAGTGGTGGACCTATCCCGAGGGCAATTACGGGGCTCAGGGAATTTTCGGGCAGGCGATAACGCTCGTCCCTGAAAAACAGATTGTGTTTGCCATTATCAGCAACTGGAAGACGGCGACGTCCAATGACCACCGCGCTCAGGCACGCGCGGTGGTGGCAAAAATTGCCGCTGCGGATTGA
- a CDS encoding PilZ domain-containing protein yields the protein MPSEYNTYRVAAQEDRCAPRTKLTIPATVRASGGRAFQSVVHDLSISGFSAASINRMHEGQVCWLTLPGLESLQSEVVWWDNCIVGCAFTDLLSPIVHDNILQRYSNTGIYRTAI from the coding sequence ATGCCGAGCGAATACAACACGTACCGAGTTGCCGCGCAGGAAGATCGCTGCGCGCCCCGCACAAAACTCACCATTCCCGCTACAGTACGGGCATCGGGTGGCCGCGCTTTTCAAAGCGTGGTGCATGACCTTTCCATTTCCGGCTTTTCGGCTGCATCGATCAATCGCATGCACGAAGGGCAGGTCTGCTGGCTCACGCTGCCCGGACTTGAATCGCTTCAATCCGAAGTCGTGTGGTGGGACAATTGCATCGTCGGCTGCGCATTCACGGACCTGCTAAGCCCAATCGTGCACGACAATATCCTGCAACGTTACAGCAACACCGGCATATACCGCACGGCGATCTGA